A region of Veillonellaceae bacterium DNA encodes the following proteins:
- a CDS encoding GNAT family N-acetyltransferase: MKLVKIKISSASTAFRPRPEFNDEVEQRVTIHASGRVRVQRILFGDETVDNVVASNEEFRIPQGDAEEILETCAGYFQYWETPEITTDIGGWKLTMTDDEGQKYRAAGPLEGEYKLGDKDLNQLIREKLERRYGLWLFDGRPGKTGWEEGYILLTVEFVKGGRRYYYLTDDPLIEEGDRVVVPIDVDLTKKVAVVVEKTKFTKEQAPLVIDDFSAVFGKASLFEEPKENKKSEENEARAHVVIRPFKGEDAKEAAQIWNEVVDAGNAFPQIEGLKTPEEAEDFFRAQYTAVAELDGEIVGLYILHPNNIGRVGHIANASYAVKSSCRGLHLGELLVKDCLKQAKALGYQILQFNAVVASNVHAYHLYLRLGFTDLGIIPGGFKNKEGEYEDIHVMYRLLAGE, encoded by the coding sequence TTGAAGTTAGTTAAGATCAAAATCAGTTCAGCCAGCACAGCATTCCGCCCGCGTCCGGAATTCAATGATGAAGTGGAGCAGCGGGTGACGATTCATGCCAGCGGCCGCGTACGTGTGCAGCGGATTCTTTTCGGCGATGAAACGGTAGATAATGTAGTCGCATCAAATGAGGAATTCCGCATCCCGCAGGGGGACGCAGAAGAAATCCTCGAAACATGCGCCGGATATTTCCAGTACTGGGAGACTCCGGAAATCACGACGGATATCGGCGGCTGGAAACTGACGATGACCGATGATGAAGGACAGAAGTACCGTGCAGCAGGACCGCTCGAGGGTGAGTACAAGCTTGGGGATAAGGATCTCAATCAGCTCATCCGTGAAAAGCTGGAACGCCGCTACGGTCTCTGGCTCTTCGATGGAAGACCCGGCAAGACAGGCTGGGAGGAAGGATACATCCTCCTCACGGTCGAATTCGTCAAGGGCGGCAGACGCTATTACTACCTGACGGATGATCCGCTGATCGAAGAAGGCGACCGCGTGGTCGTACCAATCGATGTGGATCTGACGAAGAAGGTGGCTGTCGTCGTCGAGAAGACGAAATTCACGAAAGAACAGGCACCGCTCGTTATCGATGATTTCAGCGCTGTCTTCGGCAAGGCCAGTCTTTTTGAGGAACCGAAGGAGAATAAGAAAAGCGAAGAGAATGAGGCAAGGGCTCATGTCGTCATCCGTCCTTTCAAGGGAGAGGATGCGAAGGAGGCCGCTCAGATATGGAATGAGGTCGTGGATGCAGGAAATGCATTTCCTCAGATTGAAGGACTCAAGACACCTGAGGAGGCAGAAGATTTCTTCCGTGCGCAGTATACAGCTGTCGCAGAGCTTGACGGTGAGATTGTCGGCCTTTACATTCTTCATCCGAATAATATCGGCCGCGTCGGCCATATTGCCAATGCCAGCTATGCGGTAAAGAGCAGCTGCCGGGGGCTCCACTTGGGTGAGCTTCTCGTGAAGGACTGCCTGAAGCAGGCAAAGGCGCTCGGCTACCAGATTCTCCAGTTCAATGCAGTGGTCGCTTCCAATGTCCATGCGTACCATCTATACCTGCGTCTTGGCTTCACGGACCTGGGCATCATCCCGGGAGGCTTCAAAAATAAAGAGGGCGAATACGAAGACATTCATGTGATGTATCGTCTGCTTGCAGGTGAATAA
- a CDS encoding carboxylesterase family protein has protein sequence MHFRDRVASKYWYDTIQNTRYGCLEGYRSGKTLVFRGVPYGKAERWSLPEYPDAWDGVRDATLSGPMGIHVNRDGVLTGVEDCLNMDIYRPDTQQTGLPVMFFLHGGNNQIDGADQVDFTEFAYAANVIAISVNYRLGALGFNPLRAIKGEDPAQASGNYAILDAIRGLSWVRDNITSFGGNPGNITIAGFSSGGRDVMALLISPDAKGYFQKAISFSGGMTTAEIEPSQKIFAEHLAPLVVEDHVKPYLSEAEEWLLSDAPEVRDYLLGLPAGRLAKAFGPAYIRMKEFPHLYPDGIVLDSMGFKSKTFTTVPLMMETGTDEFSIYAAQDPYFAPYVADRSILTNEKMRKEFEFAKKYGSAMYRLFNADAPAAMLVGKYRAPIYTLTIDYGDDPKIGGDAASLLLGSVHGIWIPCVTGRATSTTADFPIHAFDNPGFQDMKRMIQQYIGNFMRTGNPNGNGLPEWQKWMTAKDGFGSLVVHTDGNTATAGQITAHETYEDVIRALEADDSIDPEAKDIIIHHVLSGRWWSGPIDRHFAYEEN, from the coding sequence ATGCATTTCAGAGACAGGGTGGCATCGAAGTACTGGTATGACACGATACAGAATACACGGTACGGATGCCTGGAAGGGTATCGCAGCGGAAAGACGCTTGTTTTCCGGGGTGTGCCCTATGGCAAGGCGGAGCGCTGGTCGCTTCCTGAATATCCGGATGCCTGGGATGGCGTGCGTGATGCGACGCTGAGCGGGCCGATGGGAATTCATGTGAACCGCGACGGCGTGCTGACGGGTGTCGAGGACTGTCTCAATATGGATATTTACCGTCCAGATACGCAGCAGACGGGTCTGCCTGTCATGTTCTTCCTGCATGGGGGAAATAACCAGATCGACGGGGCGGATCAGGTGGATTTCACGGAGTTCGCCTATGCCGCGAACGTCATTGCCATCAGCGTGAATTACCGTCTGGGGGCGCTTGGTTTCAATCCGCTTCGCGCCATCAAGGGTGAAGATCCGGCGCAGGCTTCAGGAAATTATGCCATCCTGGATGCGATCCGCGGTCTTTCCTGGGTGAGGGACAATATCACAAGTTTCGGAGGGAATCCGGGAAATATTACGATTGCCGGTTTTTCTTCTGGCGGACGTGATGTGATGGCGCTTCTTATTTCGCCGGATGCGAAGGGGTATTTCCAGAAGGCGATTTCTTTCAGCGGCGGCATGACGACGGCGGAGATCGAACCGTCACAGAAAATTTTTGCAGAGCACCTGGCTCCTCTTGTCGTGGAAGATCATGTGAAGCCGTATCTGTCAGAGGCAGAGGAATGGCTTCTTTCGGATGCGCCGGAGGTGAGGGATTACCTTTTGGGACTTCCGGCAGGAAGACTCGCGAAGGCTTTCGGCCCGGCTTATATCCGTATGAAGGAATTCCCGCATCTCTATCCGGATGGCATTGTGCTTGACTCGATGGGATTCAAGTCGAAGACGTTTACCACCGTGCCTCTTATGATGGAGACGGGGACGGATGAATTCTCGATCTATGCAGCACAGGATCCTTACTTCGCTCCGTATGTGGCAGACCGCTCCATCCTGACGAATGAGAAAATGAGGAAGGAATTCGAATTTGCCAAGAAGTATGGAAGTGCGATGTACCGCTTGTTCAATGCGGACGCTCCGGCAGCGATGCTTGTCGGGAAGTACAGGGCGCCGATCTATACGCTGACGATTGATTACGGCGACGATCCGAAAATTGGCGGGGATGCGGCATCGCTTCTCTTAGGCTCGGTGCATGGGATATGGATTCCGTGCGTGACAGGCAGGGCGACGTCGACGACGGCAGATTTCCCGATCCATGCTTTTGACAATCCGGGTTTCCAGGATATGAAGCGCATGATCCAGCAGTATATTGGAAATTTCATGAGGACAGGAAATCCGAATGGAAACGGGCTTCCTGAATGGCAGAAATGGATGACGGCCAAGGATGGCTTCGGCTCTCTTGTCGTCCACACGGACGGAAATACGGCCACGGCCGGACAGATCACGGCGCATGAAACGTATGAGGACGTCATCCGTGCTCTTGAGGCGGATGATTCGATCGATCCGGAAGCAAAGGATATCATCATCCACCATGTCCTTTCCGGACGCTGGTGGAGCGGTCCGATCGACCGTCATTTCGCGTATGAGGAAAATTGA
- a CDS encoding alpha/beta hydrolase translates to MRYFLQPQFTEGSETPYGNNPEAGHYVTSGDAKIYYEVYGLGDDVVILNEGGTGCSYELGSMIDEIREYYRVIVVSSRGQGKSEMGHMPFSLSQKAADVLAVIHEEAEDPVMIVGVGDGAYAAMEAAIEEPEIVDRIVAIGAGTLKKGFIPATIPYSDVVNADPDFIEQQKKLMPESERAEEIFNTQISYLHSLEIDEDFLSQIECPVLLVCGDGDTHCPMVTAFAASQWIPHSCLCIVPRSWHTVYMYNFPLIRAAMLPFMGTSKAGLVTTRKIAYNIEALQRGMYEV, encoded by the coding sequence ATGCGGTACTTTTTGCAGCCTCAATTTACGGAAGGCAGCGAAACCCCGTATGGGAATAATCCGGAAGCGGGGCACTATGTCACATCTGGTGACGCAAAGATTTACTACGAAGTGTATGGACTGGGGGATGATGTCGTCATCCTGAATGAAGGGGGCACCGGCTGCTCCTATGAGCTGGGGAGCATGATTGATGAAATACGCGAGTATTACCGCGTCATCGTCGTTTCTTCACGCGGACAGGGAAAATCGGAAATGGGCCATATGCCTTTTTCCCTTTCTCAGAAAGCAGCAGACGTCCTGGCTGTCATTCATGAAGAGGCGGAGGATCCTGTCATGATTGTCGGCGTGGGTGATGGCGCTTATGCTGCCATGGAAGCGGCCATCGAGGAACCTGAGATAGTCGACCGCATCGTCGCTATCGGAGCGGGAACGCTGAAGAAGGGATTCATCCCGGCCACGATTCCCTATTCGGACGTTGTCAACGCCGATCCGGATTTCATTGAGCAGCAGAAAAAACTCATGCCGGAATCCGAAAGGGCCGAAGAAATCTTCAATACGCAGATCAGCTACCTCCATTCGCTGGAGATTGACGAAGATTTCCTTTCACAGATCGAATGCCCTGTCCTCCTCGTATGCGGAGACGGCGATACCCACTGCCCGATGGTGACTGCTTTTGCCGCATCCCAGTGGATCCCGCACTCCTGCCTCTGCATCGTGCCAAGATCCTGGCATACCGTGTATATGTACAATTTCCCGCTGATCCGCGCGGCCATGCTGCCATTCATGGGAACATCCAAAGCCGGGCTTGTCACGACGAGGAAGATTGCATACAACATCGAAGCACTGCAGAGAGGCATGTATGAAGTGTAG
- a CDS encoding nitroreductase family protein has protein sequence MMDNLFHRVSVRQFKDQPVEEEKIKEMLHAGMQAPSAGNQRPWVFYVVTNKDTIQALSKVSRHSACAAGAPLIIALACRKEKLSFPEKIQQDMALCAGNVWLEADNQGLGGVYLGVYPEEDRMANTRAALDLPAEYDPFCLLAIGYPARPMRPQQNRFDETRIHYIK, from the coding sequence ATGATGGATAATCTGTTCCACCGCGTAAGTGTACGTCAGTTCAAGGATCAGCCTGTAGAAGAGGAGAAGATCAAAGAGATGCTCCACGCAGGCATGCAGGCACCAAGTGCAGGCAATCAGCGTCCGTGGGTGTTCTATGTGGTCACGAATAAGGACACGATCCAGGCGCTTTCCAAGGTCAGCAGGCATTCCGCATGCGCAGCAGGAGCACCGCTCATTATTGCTCTGGCATGCAGGAAGGAAAAGCTCTCGTTTCCTGAAAAGATTCAGCAGGATATGGCGCTCTGCGCCGGCAATGTCTGGCTCGAGGCAGATAATCAGGGTCTGGGCGGCGTTTATCTTGGCGTCTATCCGGAAGAGGACCGCATGGCCAATACGAGAGCAGCACTCGACCTTCCTGCAGAATACGATCCTTTCTGTCTGCTTGCCATCGGCTATCCGGCTCGTCCGATGCGTCCGCAGCAGAATCGCTTCGACGAGACGAGGATTCACTATATCAAATAA